The genomic window CACCTGTTCGATCACCTTGGCCGCTTTCTCGCGCACCAAAGGCTGATCGTCGCCCAGCCGGGCGTAGAGCGCCGGCAGCGCTTCTTTGGCCGCGGGACCGATGGCGCCCAGGCAAACGGTCGCCCAATGTCGCGCCAGCACGTGCTCCGACTCGCCATAACGGACGAACGTGCCCAACTCGCTGGCCGCCTCAGGCCCCACGCCCGCCAGAATATCGGCTGCTTTACGCCGCTCCGATGCGTCGGACGACGCCAAGAGATCGAGCCAAAACGCCAGCGGCTTGCCGTCGTAGGCCGGCGCCTGGGCGGCACCGCTGGGCATTGCCGGTTCTTCGCCAGGCGCACGATTCGGCGCAATGACAAACGTCTGTCCGCATTGCGGACATTTGGCCCGCTTGCCCACCTGGTCGTCACGGGCGGAAAGCTTTTTTCCGCAAGAACACGTTACGGGGATCGACATGCAACCATTGTAACGCGCCCCCGCTCGCCTTAGAATCAGTCCAGCCTGATTCGCTGGCGTTTGATTCTGGGCAAAGTCTCACCGCGGTTCTTCGACGACCGTCTTGGCCGTCGCCGCAGGCAACACGAGCAGCCATCCACGGGCTCTCCAGGCAATGGCCGAGAATGGAATCGACGCAAAGGGCCGCGGTCAATACGAGCGTGGCCTTCGTTGCCAAATTGAAAAGGTAGGACAAAAATGCCTCGCCGGTGGGTGCGAGTTGCGACGGGTCAATCATTGCGGACCTTCCTGGCGCTTGCTGCGCCGTTTTCGTGTGGAACTGTGTGACCTGCGGATTTCATCGAGCTGGTCTGGCGTGATCTGCTCGTCTTCCAGCAATCGCAAAACGAGGCTTTCGGCGGAGCCGCCAAAGAGGCGCGCGAGCATGCCGTGAATCGCGCGGCGCTGCGCCCTCTCTCGCCGCACGGCTGCGCGATAAACGTAGGCTTTGCCGCGCACTTCATGCTCGACATAACCCTTGGCTTCGAGAATACGGAGCAACGTTCGCACCGTGGAATCGTGCGGCCCGTCGGGCAACACGGCCCGTACCCCGTCCGCCGTCAGCGATCCGGCGTTCCATAGCGCTTCCATGATCTGGCTTTCACGCCGCGTCAGAGTCTCGGAACGAGGACGAGCCATTCCACACCACCTTTCGTTAAATAATTAACGGCACTCGTAAGTCTATCGCTTCCGCGCTCGATAGGCAAGAGTTCGGCAGCCAGGATTTACGCCCGAATCGGGCGCGGTCGTCCAACGTGGTCGACCTGTCGTCCCCGAACGCTGCGATTTGTGCTATCCGATCGTGTTCCTCATCGTAAGATGACGTAACGCCAATCTGGCCCAGACGCTCAGCAAGCTGGGGTGCCGTGTTTCGGTTGCACGCCCGACCGGCTTCCCGACTTTTTGGCTGCCGTGCTCAAAGGCCACGATTTGCGGAAGTTTGCGGAAAGCGTCCGGCTCAAGCAGCCGCGTAGTTGACTTTGACGACCGCGGTCGGTTCAAATTGCGCACGTTCGGGCCGGGGTTGGTTCCAAGTTTTGCCACACGAAAAACACCTTGTGAGGACCGCCATGCACACACTCGCTCGCCGCCTGCTGAGATTGACGGCAGTCGCTCGTTTTACCGTCGCACTTGCTTTGGCGTGCGTCGCCAGCGCGGCCGCTTACGCCGACAATGAACCGGCGAAGGCCGCCGAGGCCCCCCACGGGCTGCGCATCTACTCGATCGGACACAGCTTCCATGTCTTCATGCCAGGCATCCTGGCCCAGGTCGCGAAGTCGGCGGGCATCGCCGACCATCAGCAAGTTGGGCTGTCGTCGATCGGCGGCTCCTACGTCAGCCAGCATTGGGAGGTGGCCGACGACAAGTTCAAATCGAAGGCCACGCTGGAGTCGGGCAATTTGGACGTGCTGACCATCGCCCCGTTGTTCTTGCCGGACGAGGGCATCGAAAACTTCGTGCGTCTGGCGTCGGAAAAAAGCCCGCACATTCGCGTGCTGGTGCAAGAGTTTTGGCTGCCGTTCGACGCGAACGTCAATTTCAGAAAGGAGAAAGTTCCGCCTCCCAACCGCGAAGAGTTCGACGTGAAAAAACTCGATGAGGAGCACGACAAATACTTCCACGACATCGACGAGCAAGTGAAGGCGCTGAATGAGAAATACGGCGGCAAGCCGGCGGTGTTCGTGGCGCCGGTCGGCCAGGCGGTGCTGGCGCTGCGCAAGAAGATCGCCGAGGGCGCCGCGCCGGGCCTGACGAAGCAGACCGACCTGTTCACCGACGCCATCGGCCACGCCAGGCCACCCTTGGCGGTGCTCGTCGCTTATTGCTATTACGCGCAAATCTATGGCCGCAATCCCGTGGGCCTGCCCGCCCCGGCGGCGCTGAAGGGCGTGGCCGACGAAGAGTTGCCCAAGCTGAATCGCTTGCTGCAAGAAATCGCTTGGACCACCGTCACCAACCACCCGCTCAGCGGCGTGAAGGCGAAGTA from Pirellulales bacterium includes these protein-coding regions:
- a CDS encoding BlaI/MecI/CopY family transcriptional regulator is translated as MARPRSETLTRRESQIMEALWNAGSLTADGVRAVLPDGPHDSTVRTLLRILEAKGYVEHEVRGKAYVYRAAVRRERAQRRAIHGMLARLFGGSAESLVLRLLEDEQITPDQLDEIRRSHSSTRKRRSKRQEGPQ